One Stratiformator vulcanicus genomic window, CAGGGCCACACAGGCGACCGGGAGGGCCAGCAGCAGCATTGTTGGCAGGGCAGTTCGGCGGCGGCTCACTCTTCCGCCCCGCCGGAGGACGCGAGGTTCTGCAGACTCGAAATGACCGAGTCGATATCGCTGCCGACGTCGTCCCAGGTCTTGCCCGATTCCTTCCCGTGAATCGTCTGGTCGAGTGCCCCGTACGACTCAAAAAGAGTCTCTTGAGCGGTCTCAACGGTGGCCTGTTGCTCTTCACTCAGGCCAGCCTTTTTCGCCAAGCTCACGAGGTCTTCGAGCACGTGCCCCACGGCGTGGACCGGCCCGTCGGCCTTTTTCAAATCGTTCTCCGCGAGCGCCGCTTTGACGGTGTCCCGCATTTCGGTCAGTTGTTCGACGGCCCCGGCGAACGTCTCCGGGTGCTCGTCGGCATGACCGTGATCGTGCCCGTGGTCGTGGTCGTGACCATGCTCGTCATGGCCTCCGCCCTGCTGCGCGGTCGTGTCGGCGGTCGGGGTTCCGTTCGTACATCCGAGCATCAGGAGGCCCGATGCCGCGAATGTGACCGAAAGTAAAAAACTCTTCATGATGGCGACGCTCAATTCGTTAGCAGGTTACATGGAGCACAACGGCTCCGGCAGTCTCGTCCGCATGCAGTACGGTGGAAAAGTCCGGACTGTTGGGGCGGAAGCTCTGGTTTTTGATATCTTTCGAAGACCGCAAGGTGATTCAGTTCTTCCAGTTATGGAGAACGAGGTAAATGTCACGCCGAGCGGTTCTTGTTCCGTCGACTCTACCGTCAGGGCGGTCACATTACCTGCCCCCCGCTCTCATAAGGCAGCTCTATAAAACCGTCCTCAGCCACCATATTGGAATGAAGACATGATTAGCCGGGTGTTATTTCCCCATCACTCCTCACCGGAGTCGGTCGCCGCGCCGACGACCACCAGAATCAGCCCCACGACGGCCATCCCGATGCGGATGCCCCAGCCGATGGTGGGGCCCCAGAGGTCGACCCACATCAGCAGGATGAACTCGAGGCCGAGCAGGTTGAGGATCATCGAGCCGATGCCGAACAGGAGCAGGGTTCCGCCGAGCTTTGCCATGTTTGAACTCCGGTGAGTCTTGCGTTTAAAGCGAGCAAGAACGGCAGGGTATCGTTTCGCTCATAGTGAACAAGTCATCGCGGATCGGCGCATAAAAAAAGCCCACGGGTTGCAACCCGTGGGCTTTGCGATGATTTCTAAACGCCGATGCCACTCAGTGAGAGTGAGCGGGGTTCTTGTCTTTGACGTCGTAGGCGAGGCCCGTGGCTTTGAGACCGCAGATGACCCAGTAGGTGGGATCGAATTCCCACCACTTGTGGCCAGCCCGAGCGTTCGACGGGTGGGCGTGGTGATTGTTGTGCCAGCCTTCGCCGTAGGCGGCGATGGCGACCCACCAGAGGTTCTTGCTCTCGTCGCGGCTCTCGTAGTTACGATAACCCCACAGGTGGGTGGCACTGTTAACGAACCACGTGCTGTGGTAGCCGCAGACCATTCGCAGGCACAGGGCCCACAGGACCATCGGGATGCCGCCGATCGCGTAGAGGATCACGCCGGTGCCGATCAGCCACCAGACGTAAGTCTTCTCGTACATTAAGAGCAGCTTGCGGTCTTTCAGCTCCGGAGCGTAATGATCGAGCAGCATGTCGGCTTCGGCCTGCGGTCGCTTCAGGAACATCCACAAGATGTGAGCCCACCAGGCCCCTTCATTGGGAGCGTGCGGGTCGCCGTGTTGATCCGATTGCTGATGGTGCAGGCGGTGCGTCGCGGCCCAGCGGAGCGGGGTGCCTTCACCGGAAATCACGCCGCAGAAGATCACGAACCAGTCCGCCGGATGCCGCAGCTTGAGTGAACGGTGAGCGAGAAAGCGGTGATAACCCAGGCAAATGCCAATGCTCATGGTCATCCAGTGGAGCACGACGGCCGCGGCCAGAGCCTGCCACGTGAAGAAAAACGGGGCCGCCAAGGCTCCCGCGTGCATGCCGACGATCCACGCCGTGATCGGCCAGTCGACCTCGCTCCATTTTAAGCGATCAGGCGCGAACGAATCGTGGACCGCTTCGCGCTCCAGTTGTTTCTGCGACTTTTCCGGCTTCGGCTC contains:
- a CDS encoding acyl-CoA desaturase; the protein is MPTDLLEAPASVDAFIDTNDTLDTAVAEPKPEKSQKQLEREAVHDSFAPDRLKWSEVDWPITAWIVGMHAGALAAPFFFTWQALAAAVVLHWMTMSIGICLGYHRFLAHRSLKLRHPADWFVIFCGVISGEGTPLRWAATHRLHHQQSDQHGDPHAPNEGAWWAHILWMFLKRPQAEADMLLDHYAPELKDRKLLLMYEKTYVWWLIGTGVILYAIGGIPMVLWALCLRMVCGYHSTWFVNSATHLWGYRNYESRDESKNLWWVAIAAYGEGWHNNHHAHPSNARAGHKWWEFDPTYWVICGLKATGLAYDVKDKNPAHSH